The following are encoded together in the Aggregicoccus sp. 17bor-14 genome:
- a CDS encoding IgA Peptidase M64: MHLPLLLLAALAAAPAASPAAPASAPKTFRVDYFHTGNATEEHFSLDRLVVEPLPWPGHPERTVDDTGLGKYFFEVRSKAGGKLLYSRGFASIYGEWESTPEAQQMKRTFGESFRFPLPDAPVQVTLKKRGPQNEWKQLWQFDVDPKDMFVDPSVPAAPGPLLKLVYNGPPAQKVDFLILGDGYTEAQRGKFEKDARRLVEILFSFSPFKERKSDFNVWGLMPAAKEPGISRPSTGVHKRNPVGSTYDAFGSERYVLTFDNHAFRDIASHAPYEFVEILTNSNTYGGGGIHNLFSTVAADSLWSPYVFVHEFGHHFAGLADEYYTSDPTFVPSAERPEPWEKNVTALKDPKNLKWKALMTQGVPVPTPWKKDEYDAHAGDVLTRRRAIRQKNEPEKVMDALFLEQRGWEEKFLSSQQYSGKVGAFEGAMYESRGYYRPQLDCVMFTRDRVPFCSVCQGAISEVIDLYSRGKK; the protein is encoded by the coding sequence ATGCACCTGCCCCTCCTGCTGCTCGCAGCGCTCGCCGCTGCTCCCGCTGCGTCCCCTGCCGCTCCCGCCTCGGCGCCGAAGACCTTCCGCGTGGACTACTTCCACACGGGCAACGCCACCGAGGAGCACTTCAGCCTCGACCGGCTCGTGGTGGAGCCCCTGCCCTGGCCGGGCCACCCCGAGCGCACCGTGGACGACACGGGGCTGGGGAAGTACTTCTTCGAGGTGCGCAGCAAGGCGGGCGGCAAGCTCCTCTACTCGCGCGGCTTCGCCTCCATCTACGGCGAGTGGGAGAGCACCCCCGAGGCGCAGCAGATGAAGCGCACCTTCGGCGAGTCCTTCCGCTTCCCGCTCCCGGACGCGCCCGTGCAGGTGACGCTCAAGAAGCGCGGGCCCCAGAACGAGTGGAAGCAGCTGTGGCAGTTCGACGTGGACCCGAAGGACATGTTCGTGGACCCCAGCGTCCCGGCCGCTCCCGGCCCGCTGCTCAAGCTCGTCTACAACGGCCCGCCCGCGCAGAAGGTGGACTTCCTCATCCTGGGTGACGGCTACACCGAGGCCCAGCGCGGCAAGTTCGAGAAGGACGCGCGCAGGCTCGTGGAGATCCTCTTCAGCTTCAGCCCCTTCAAGGAGCGCAAGAGCGACTTCAACGTGTGGGGCCTGATGCCCGCCGCGAAGGAGCCCGGCATCAGCCGCCCCTCCACCGGCGTGCACAAGCGCAACCCCGTGGGCAGCACCTACGACGCCTTCGGCAGCGAGCGCTACGTGCTCACCTTCGACAACCACGCGTTCCGCGACATCGCGTCCCACGCGCCCTACGAGTTCGTGGAGATCCTCACCAACAGCAACACCTACGGCGGCGGCGGCATCCACAACCTCTTCAGCACCGTGGCCGCCGACAGCCTCTGGAGCCCCTACGTCTTCGTCCACGAGTTCGGCCACCACTTCGCGGGCCTCGCGGACGAGTACTACACCTCGGACCCCACCTTCGTGCCCTCCGCCGAGCGCCCCGAGCCCTGGGAGAAGAACGTCACCGCGCTCAAGGACCCGAAGAACCTCAAGTGGAAGGCGCTGATGACGCAGGGCGTGCCCGTGCCCACGCCGTGGAAGAAGGACGAGTACGACGCGCACGCCGGCGACGTGCTCACCCGCCGCCGGGCCATTCGCCAGAAGAACGAGCCCGAGAAGGTGATGGACGCGCTCTTCCTCGAGCAGCGCGGCTGGGAGGAGAAGTTCCTCTCGAGCCAGCAGTACTCGGGCAAGGTGGGGGCGTTCGAGGGGGCGATGTACGAGAGCCGCGGGTACTACAGGCCTCAGCTCGACTGCGTGATGTTCACCCGCGACCGCGTGCCCTTCTGCAGCGTGTGCCAGGGCGCCATCAGCGAGGTCATCGACCTGTACTCGCGCGGGAAGAAGTAG
- a CDS encoding ATP-binding protein, with product MPAAPLADFLAQHRDTLEARFLARSAAELGAQGLGGAAREDALPEFLDDLLAALREGALPPAARHTRHAHAQAHGAYRRASGVELTALVREYGILRDCLFELLEAEGLAPAVRELRILDECVSNAVTDAVAAYVAASDEALRESSTLLEGILDRAPAAIYVKDLAGRYTLVNAHFLQRLGLTREQALGHTDHELVARAQADAVRGNDLEVLARNAPLEREELVGSEDGPHTYLSLKFPLPGPPALPTAVCGISTDLTERKRAEDTQDFFVLVGRALADSIDYEATLKTIAQLAVSRLADFCMLDLLGEDGQLHRLEVASRDPALAELMERTRPYPPRMGSGHPVARVVETGTPLVASPITPDWLDASAADAEHRAALQALAPRAAVVAPLVAQGRTLGVINLATRDPNRHFGPRELELVQGVADRAAVALANARLYREAQEAVRTREDVLAIVSHDLKNPLGVVGMTAGQLLRHAGTDEAGRRTARYAQTIQRSTNRMSRLISDLLDLASIESGTLALAPRAEDPRALLHEAVEALAPLAADKGIALQVDGAPGGGVPAAPARADRERVLQVLGNIVGNALKFSPAGSEVLLRAEPDGPFVRFSVQDAGPGIGPDELPHIFDRFWKAGRSATRGTGLGLFICRGIVEGHGGRIWAQSTPGQGTLVLFTLPMCPPSPSGRGSG from the coding sequence GTGCCCGCCGCGCCGCTCGCAGACTTCCTCGCCCAGCACCGCGACACGCTGGAGGCGCGCTTCCTCGCGCGCTCGGCCGCGGAGCTGGGCGCCCAGGGGCTGGGGGGCGCGGCGCGCGAGGACGCGCTGCCGGAGTTCCTCGACGACCTGCTCGCGGCGCTGCGCGAGGGAGCCCTGCCCCCGGCCGCCCGCCACACCCGCCACGCGCACGCCCAGGCGCACGGCGCGTACCGGCGCGCGAGCGGCGTGGAGCTCACGGCCCTGGTGCGCGAGTACGGCATCCTGCGCGACTGCCTCTTCGAGCTGCTCGAGGCCGAGGGGCTCGCACCCGCGGTGCGCGAGCTGCGCATCCTGGACGAGTGCGTGTCCAACGCGGTGACGGACGCGGTGGCCGCGTACGTGGCCGCGAGCGACGAGGCGCTGCGCGAGAGCAGCACGCTGCTGGAGGGCATCCTGGACCGGGCGCCCGCGGCCATCTACGTGAAGGACCTGGCGGGGCGCTACACGCTGGTGAACGCGCACTTCCTCCAGCGGCTGGGGCTCACCCGCGAGCAGGCGCTGGGACACACCGACCACGAGCTGGTCGCGCGCGCGCAGGCGGACGCCGTGCGGGGCAACGACCTGGAGGTGCTCGCGCGCAACGCGCCGCTGGAGCGCGAGGAGCTGGTGGGCTCGGAGGACGGGCCGCACACGTACCTCTCGCTCAAGTTCCCCCTGCCCGGTCCGCCCGCGCTGCCCACCGCGGTGTGCGGCATCAGCACGGACCTCACCGAGCGCAAGCGCGCCGAGGACACGCAGGACTTCTTCGTGCTGGTGGGGCGCGCGCTCGCGGACTCCATCGACTACGAGGCCACGCTCAAGACCATCGCGCAGCTGGCGGTGAGCCGGCTCGCGGACTTCTGCATGCTGGACCTGCTGGGGGAGGACGGACAGCTGCACCGGCTGGAGGTGGCCAGCCGCGACCCGGCGCTCGCGGAGCTGATGGAGCGCACGCGCCCCTACCCGCCGCGCATGGGCAGCGGCCACCCGGTGGCGCGCGTGGTGGAGACCGGCACGCCGCTGGTGGCCAGCCCCATCACGCCCGACTGGCTGGACGCGAGCGCCGCCGACGCGGAGCACCGCGCCGCGCTGCAGGCGCTCGCCCCGCGCGCCGCCGTGGTCGCCCCGCTGGTGGCGCAGGGCCGCACGCTGGGGGTCATCAACCTGGCCACCCGCGACCCGAACCGCCACTTCGGCCCCCGCGAGCTGGAGCTGGTGCAGGGGGTGGCGGACCGCGCCGCGGTGGCGCTGGCCAACGCGCGCCTCTACCGCGAGGCGCAGGAGGCGGTGCGCACGCGCGAGGACGTGCTGGCCATCGTGAGCCACGACCTGAAGAACCCGCTGGGCGTGGTGGGGATGACGGCGGGACAGCTGCTGCGCCACGCCGGCACGGACGAGGCGGGAAGGCGCACGGCGCGCTACGCGCAGACCATCCAGCGCTCGACGAACCGGATGAGCCGGCTCATCAGCGACCTGCTGGACCTGGCCTCCATCGAGAGCGGCACGCTCGCGCTCGCCCCGCGCGCCGAGGACCCGCGGGCGCTCCTGCACGAGGCCGTGGAGGCGCTCGCGCCGCTCGCCGCGGACAAGGGCATCGCGCTGCAGGTGGACGGAGCCCCGGGCGGCGGCGTCCCCGCGGCCCCCGCGCGGGCGGACCGCGAGCGGGTGCTGCAGGTGCTGGGCAACATCGTGGGCAACGCGCTCAAGTTCTCGCCCGCCGGCAGCGAGGTGCTGCTGCGCGCGGAGCCTGACGGCCCCTTCGTGCGCTTCAGCGTGCAGGACGCGGGGCCGGGCATCGGGCCGGACGAGCTGCCGCACATCTTCGACCGCTTCTGGAAGGCGGGGCGCTCGGCCACCCGCGGCACGGGGCTGGGGCTCTTCATCTGCCGCGGCATCGTGGAGGGGCACGGCGGGCGCATCTGGGCGCAGAGCACCCCGGGCCAGGGCACGCTCGTGCTCTTCACCCTGCCAATGTGTCCTCCCTCTCCCTCTGGGAGAGGGTCGGGGTGA
- a CDS encoding ATP-binding protein, with protein MYPALPPLLLLSATRAGTGALVSPLALAAPVYAQPAFWAALALVAGGLSVALYLLGREQQRAREQELQARVEERTRALQAALATMAESEQSMRQLIDRLPSAVTVYVDDRAVYANDAALRLMGYERFEDLQGRSMFTHAAPEERALSEARLARLQVGESLPVREGRVARADGTQATAELTAVRLHFGGRPAVVSVARDITESRALESRLRLSDRLASVGTLAAGVAHEINNPLAYVLANQRYVAEELERLLQDPALPAAHALGLRELLDALHDAQEGAGRVQHIVQDLKTFGRSEEERSGPLDVRPLVESALSLCRNELRHRARLSKELEAVPQVVGNAARLGQVFVNLLVNAAQAIQKGSVEENEVRVRTRTDARGWAVVEVQDTGAGIAPQDLPSIFDPFFTTKPVGVGTGLGLSICHSIVRAAGGDIAVQSEVGVGTTFRVELPPAAPARPAQAPAAASPAPAAAAVQGARVLIVDDEPLVARAVRRVLQGAHAVETATSAREALARLEAGERFDLLLCDVMMPEMSGQQLWEALGKSFPEQQAQVVFVTGGAFTPEARAFLERVPVRVLSKPLDPAALRELAEERARLRAARAARPASGQA; from the coding sequence ATGTACCCCGCGCTCCCACCCCTGCTGCTGCTCTCCGCGACGCGGGCGGGCACGGGTGCGCTCGTGAGCCCGCTCGCTCTGGCGGCGCCGGTGTACGCACAGCCGGCCTTCTGGGCAGCGCTCGCGCTGGTGGCGGGAGGCCTGAGTGTGGCGCTCTACCTGCTGGGCCGCGAGCAGCAGCGCGCGCGCGAGCAGGAGCTGCAGGCGCGGGTGGAGGAGCGCACGCGCGCGCTGCAGGCGGCGCTCGCGACCATGGCCGAGAGCGAGCAGAGCATGCGCCAGCTCATCGATCGGCTCCCCTCGGCGGTGACGGTGTACGTGGACGACCGCGCGGTGTACGCGAACGACGCGGCGCTGCGGCTGATGGGCTACGAGCGCTTCGAGGACCTGCAGGGCCGCTCCATGTTCACCCACGCGGCGCCCGAGGAGCGCGCGCTGTCCGAGGCGCGGCTCGCCCGGCTGCAGGTGGGCGAGAGCCTGCCGGTGCGCGAGGGGCGGGTGGCGCGCGCGGACGGCACGCAGGCCACCGCGGAGCTGACGGCGGTGCGGCTGCACTTCGGCGGCCGGCCCGCGGTGGTGAGCGTGGCGCGCGACATCACCGAGTCGCGCGCGCTGGAGAGCCGGCTGCGGCTGAGCGACCGGCTCGCCAGCGTGGGCACGCTCGCGGCCGGCGTCGCGCACGAGATCAACAACCCGCTCGCCTACGTGCTGGCGAACCAGCGCTACGTGGCCGAGGAGCTGGAGCGGCTGCTGCAGGACCCGGCGCTGCCGGCCGCCCACGCGCTCGGCCTGCGCGAGCTGCTGGACGCGCTGCACGACGCGCAGGAGGGCGCGGGCCGCGTGCAGCACATCGTGCAGGACCTGAAGACCTTCGGGCGCAGCGAGGAGGAGCGCTCGGGGCCGCTGGACGTGCGCCCCCTGGTGGAGAGCGCGCTGAGCCTGTGCCGCAACGAGCTGCGCCACCGCGCGCGCCTGAGCAAGGAATTGGAGGCGGTGCCGCAGGTGGTGGGCAACGCGGCGCGCCTCGGGCAGGTGTTCGTGAACCTGCTGGTGAACGCGGCGCAGGCCATCCAGAAGGGCAGTGTGGAGGAGAACGAGGTGCGGGTGCGCACCCGCACGGACGCGCGCGGCTGGGCGGTGGTGGAGGTGCAGGACACGGGCGCGGGCATCGCGCCGCAGGACCTGCCCAGCATCTTCGACCCCTTCTTCACCACCAAGCCGGTGGGCGTGGGCACGGGGCTGGGGCTCTCCATCTGCCACAGCATCGTGCGCGCGGCCGGCGGGGACATCGCGGTGCAGAGCGAGGTGGGGGTGGGCACCACCTTCCGCGTGGAGCTGCCGCCGGCCGCCCCCGCCCGCCCCGCGCAGGCCCCCGCCGCCGCCTCGCCCGCGCCGGCCGCCGCCGCCGTGCAGGGCGCGCGCGTGCTCATCGTGGACGACGAGCCGCTGGTGGCGCGCGCGGTGCGCCGCGTGCTGCAGGGCGCTCACGCGGTGGAGACCGCCACCAGCGCGCGCGAGGCGCTCGCGCGGCTGGAGGCGGGCGAGCGCTTCGACCTGCTGCTGTGCGACGTGATGATGCCGGAGATGAGCGGCCAGCAGCTGTGGGAGGCGCTGGGGAAGAGCTTCCCCGAGCAGCAGGCCCAGGTGGTGTTCGTCACCGGCGGCGCCTTCACCCCCGAGGCGCGCGCCTTCCTGGAGCGGGTGCCGGTGCGCGTGCTCTCCAAGCCGCTGGACCCGGCCGCGCTGCGCGAGCTCGCCGAGGAGCGGGCCCGCCTCCGGGCCGCGCGCGCCGCCCGCCCGGCGTCCGGGCAGGCGTAG
- a CDS encoding PepSY domain-containing protein — MPARSPRPLHRSLHRLCGLLLTLPVLLWMGTGVLFHVKHRYAEAYEPLAVPLPPGTPSAWTEARRAPAELLAAGLLDAAGPLVLQRHPSGRPVLLGLHAGAGRAVDAGTGAVLPLADAATARAWALAAVAASAHAARYGTLAAALPEETQHASALLGRELPAYAFEFSGGKRVTVDRVTGEVAQTGALNDFIDASYRVHYLQWTPWRPLNLLLLALAVPGMLLLAGSGLWLARGRR; from the coding sequence ATGCCTGCCCGCAGCCCCCGCCCCCTGCACCGCTCCCTGCACCGCCTCTGTGGCCTGCTGCTCACCCTGCCCGTGCTGCTTTGGATGGGCACCGGCGTCCTCTTCCATGTGAAGCACCGCTACGCGGAGGCCTACGAGCCGCTCGCGGTGCCCCTTCCGCCCGGCACGCCCAGCGCGTGGACGGAGGCGCGGCGCGCGCCGGCGGAGCTGCTGGCCGCGGGGCTGCTGGATGCGGCAGGGCCCCTGGTGCTGCAGCGCCACCCCTCGGGGCGGCCCGTGCTCCTCGGGCTGCACGCGGGGGCGGGGCGCGCGGTGGACGCGGGCACGGGGGCGGTGCTGCCGCTCGCGGACGCGGCCACGGCGCGCGCCTGGGCGCTCGCGGCGGTCGCGGCGAGCGCACACGCCGCGCGCTACGGGACGCTCGCGGCCGCGCTCCCCGAGGAGACGCAGCACGCGAGCGCGCTGCTGGGCCGGGAGCTGCCCGCGTACGCCTTCGAGTTCAGCGGCGGCAAGCGCGTGACGGTGGACCGCGTCACCGGCGAGGTGGCGCAGACGGGCGCGCTCAACGACTTCATCGACGCGAGCTACCGCGTGCATTACCTGCAGTGGACGCCGTGGCGCCCGCTCAACCTGCTGCTGCTCGCGCTCGCGGTGCCGGGGATGCTGCTGCTCGCGGGCAGCGGGCTGTGGCTCGCCCGGGGCAGGCGCTGA
- a CDS encoding SDR family oxidoreductase — MARGWRQRVVVITGASSGIGRASALRLARRGANLVLAARREEPLETLAAECERLGARCRVVPTDVSIPADMEALAREAVAAFGHFDAWVNNAGVYLVGRLEDTPEEAFRQVMETNFFGTVTGARVALAHFRRQGTGTLVNVASVFGRVAGPYSSAYVASKHAVRGLTSSLRQELQGTGIHVCTLLPAAIDTPLWHHAANYTGHALRPLEPVYPVERVARALVRLLERPRAEVMVGPAGRSFAALHGVAPALFERTMRPLTDAGELADAPHPHAPGNVFTPMREGTEASGGYHGGLKQWLRRGLLAGGALALVAARAQRRPRTLRARLQRALA; from the coding sequence ATGGCACGGGGCTGGCGGCAGCGGGTGGTGGTCATCACCGGCGCCTCGAGCGGCATCGGCCGCGCGAGCGCGCTGCGGCTCGCGCGCCGCGGGGCGAACCTGGTGCTCGCGGCGCGGCGCGAGGAGCCGCTGGAGACGCTCGCGGCCGAGTGCGAGCGGCTCGGGGCGCGCTGCCGCGTGGTGCCCACGGACGTGAGCATCCCCGCGGACATGGAGGCGCTCGCGCGCGAGGCGGTGGCCGCCTTCGGCCACTTCGACGCGTGGGTGAACAACGCGGGCGTCTACCTGGTCGGCCGGCTCGAGGACACGCCCGAGGAGGCCTTCCGCCAGGTGATGGAGACGAACTTCTTCGGCACCGTGACGGGCGCGCGCGTGGCGCTCGCCCACTTCCGCCGCCAGGGCACGGGCACCCTGGTCAACGTGGCCTCCGTCTTCGGCCGGGTGGCCGGGCCCTATTCCTCCGCCTACGTCGCGAGCAAGCACGCGGTGCGCGGGCTCACCTCGTCGCTGCGCCAGGAGCTGCAGGGCACGGGCATCCACGTGTGCACGCTGCTGCCCGCGGCCATCGACACGCCGCTGTGGCACCACGCGGCCAACTACACCGGCCACGCGCTGCGGCCGCTCGAGCCGGTGTACCCGGTGGAGCGCGTGGCGCGCGCCCTGGTGCGGCTGCTCGAGCGACCGCGCGCGGAGGTGATGGTGGGCCCCGCCGGGCGCAGCTTCGCCGCGCTGCACGGCGTCGCCCCCGCGCTCTTCGAGCGCACCATGCGCCCGCTCACGGACGCGGGCGAGCTCGCGGACGCGCCCCACCCGCACGCGCCGGGCAACGTGTTCACGCCCATGCGCGAGGGCACGGAGGCCTCGGGCGGCTACCACGGGGGCCTCAAGCAGTGGCTGCGGCGCGGGCTGCTCGCCGGCGGCGCGCTCGCGCTGGTGGCCGCGCGCGCGCAGCGCCGCCCGCGCACGCTGCGCGCCCGGCTCCAGCGGGCACTCGCATGA
- a CDS encoding diacylglycerol kinase family protein yields MKLAVLVNLRARRGSERVAELVHRFFPRARLALTRSLEELRTWIAQHLHTDPPALLLAGGGDGTITGLLNELKDQGLALPALGVLPLGTGNAWARVTGAPSPARALAQLAALGDRPLPLRAFGLVEVEGRVAPFAGTGWDAEMVKDFKDRLAGFPAGPVREAHAGLRGYLAAMLTRTVPRHLMGEGSPQVSVYNLGGEALTLDAQGSLRPVPHGGKGALLYQGSAGVAGAATTPEWGFGFKAYPFAEAVPGRLSVRVYSASVLEAVRHAVPLWRGAHPLPNMHDFLVEGVRMEFDRDVPLQLAGDLAGMRRTVELRLYPERVQLVDWRRVAQLVA; encoded by the coding sequence ATGAAGCTCGCCGTCCTCGTGAACCTGCGTGCGCGCCGCGGCTCGGAGCGCGTGGCGGAGCTGGTGCACCGCTTCTTTCCGCGCGCCCGCCTCGCCCTCACCCGCTCGCTCGAGGAACTGCGCACCTGGATTGCGCAGCACCTGCACACGGACCCCCCTGCGCTGCTGCTCGCGGGCGGCGGGGACGGCACCATCACCGGGCTGCTCAACGAGCTGAAGGACCAGGGGCTCGCGCTGCCGGCGCTCGGGGTGCTCCCCCTGGGCACGGGCAACGCGTGGGCGCGCGTCACCGGGGCGCCCTCGCCGGCGCGCGCGCTCGCGCAGCTCGCGGCCCTCGGCGATCGGCCCCTGCCCCTGCGCGCCTTCGGCCTGGTGGAGGTGGAGGGGCGGGTGGCGCCCTTCGCCGGCACGGGCTGGGACGCGGAGATGGTGAAGGACTTCAAGGACCGGCTCGCGGGCTTTCCCGCGGGCCCCGTGCGCGAGGCCCACGCGGGGCTGCGCGGCTACCTCGCGGCGATGCTCACCCGCACGGTGCCGCGCCACCTCATGGGCGAGGGCTCGCCGCAGGTGAGCGTGTACAACCTGGGCGGCGAGGCGCTCACCCTGGATGCGCAGGGCTCGCTGCGCCCGGTGCCCCACGGCGGGAAGGGGGCGCTCTTGTACCAGGGCAGCGCCGGAGTGGCCGGGGCGGCGACGACGCCGGAGTGGGGCTTCGGCTTCAAGGCCTACCCCTTCGCCGAGGCGGTGCCCGGGCGGCTCAGCGTGCGCGTGTACTCGGCGAGCGTGCTCGAGGCGGTGCGCCACGCGGTGCCCCTGTGGCGCGGCGCGCATCCGCTGCCCAACATGCACGACTTCCTCGTGGAGGGGGTGCGCATGGAGTTCGACCGCGACGTGCCCCTGCAGCTGGCCGGTGACCTGGCCGGGATGCGCCGCACGGTGGAGCTGAGGCTGTACCCCGAGCGCGTGCAGCTGGTGGACTGGAGACGGGTGGCGCAGCTCGTGGCGTGA